A window of Melopsittacus undulatus isolate bMelUnd1 chromosome 2, bMelUnd1.mat.Z, whole genome shotgun sequence contains these coding sequences:
- the HSPA13 gene encoding heat shock 70 kDa protein 13, with product MAGQMAVLGSAVLALLLAGYLAQQYLPMPAPKVIGIDLGTTYCSVGVFLPGTGLVKVIADENGHNSIPSIVSFTDKGVYVGYDGLELADSNPQNTIYDAKRFIGKIFSSEELKSESSRYPFKIFNNNGSAEFSLTTNETFRITPEYIGSQLLLKLKRMAEDYIGMPVSKAVISVPAEFDERQRNSTIKAANIAGLQILRVINEPTAAAMAYGLHNADVFNVLVVDLGGGTLDVSLLNKQGGMFLTRAMAGNNKLGGQDFNQRLMLYLYNQLHQRYGSLPTRKEEIHRLRQAVEAVKLNLTVHETATLRVLLTMPEKKPTKELPDSEVKPNNVVKDEPSQKTGDLKNPGDASKVENNFVKVVFETEISRKLFETLNEDLFEKILVPIEQVLKDGHLQKAEVDEIVLVGGSTRIPQIRKVIRDFFGKEPNTSVDPDLAVVMGVAIQAGIVGGSWPLQVSAIEIPNKYLRKTNFN from the exons ATGGCCGGGCAGATGGCGGTGCtgg GTTCAGCTGTTTTGGCTCTCCTGTTAGCTGGCTACCTAGCACAGCAATACTTACCAATGCCTGCACCAAAAGTAATCGGGATTGATCTTGGCACAACTTACTGCTCTGTTGGTGTATTTCTTCCTGGAACGGGGCTGGTGAAGGTTATTGCAGATGAAAATGGGCACAACAGCATTCCAAGTATAGTTTCGTTCACGGACAAAGGCGTCTATGTAGGATACGATGGCCTAGAACTGGCTGACTCAAACCCTCAGAACACCATCTATGATGCAAAAAGATTCATTGGGAAAATCTTCAGttctgaagaactgaaaagtGAAAGTAGCAGGTATCCTTTTAAG ATTTTCAACAACAATGGATCAGCTGAATTTTCTTTGACAACTAATGAAACCTTTCGCATCACTCCAGAGTATATTGGCTCTCAGCTGCTGTTGAAATTGAAGAGAATGGCAGAAGACTATATTGGCATGCCTGTTTCGAAGGCTGTCATCTCTGTGCCAGCAGAGTTTGATGAAAGGCAACGGAATTCTACCATTAAGGCAGCTAATATTGCAG GGCTACAAATTTTGCGAGTCATCAATGAACCCACAGCTGCAGCTATGGCTTATGGACTCCACAATGCTGATGTGTTTAATGTTCTGGTGGTGGACTTAGGTGGAGGAACTTTGGATGTGTCTCTGTTGAACAAGCAGGGAGGGATGTTCCTCACACGAGCCATGGCAG GTAACAACAAACTTGGAGGACAGGATTTTAATCAGAGGTTGATGCTGTATTTATACAATCAGCTCCATCAAAGGTATGGTTCCCTGCcaacaagaaaagaagaaatacatcgCCTCAGACAAGCTGTGGAAGCAGTTAAGCTAAATCTGACTGTTCATGAGACAGCCACGCTAAGGGTGTTGTTGACTATGCCAGAAAAGAAGCCTACAAAAGAACTTCCAGATAGTGAGGTGAAACCAAACAATGTGGTGAAAGACGAGCCTTCACAAAAAACAGGAGACCTGAAAAATCCTGGAGATGCCTCAAAAGTAGAGAACAACTTTGTCAAAGTTGTGTTTGAGACGGAAATCTCTAGGAAACTGTTTGAGACGTTAAATGAGGACCTTTTTGAGAAGATTCTTGTGCCCATTGAACAAGTGTTGAAGGATGGCCACCTCCAGAAAGCAGAAGTGGATGAAATTGTGTTAGTGGGAGGTTCCACCCGGATACCTCAGATACGCAAAGTTATTCGGGATTTCTTTGGAAAGGAACCTAACACCTCTGTAGATCCTGACCTAGCAGTTGTAATGGGAGTAGCTATCCAAGCAGGAATTGTTGGTGGGTCCTGGCCTCTTCAAGTCAGCGCTATAGAAATTCCTAATAAGTATTTACGGAAGActaattttaactga